The DNA window GTTGATCTGCCTGTTACCGTTGGCCTCGCAGAGTATCTCTTCAACCTCCTGAGCCTCTCCTAATGCATTGGACATAACGTGGCGGGGCACAGCGATAGAGATGAAAGCTTTCGTGAGTGTCCACCTcgctaaggttgtgttctttccCCTCCTTTCCCAATTTAGTTCTCTTGTTTTCCATGCGCACGCtttctaaactactaaacggtgttttttctaaaagttttatatagaaaacttgCTTTCAAAAAGCATATTAAtctgttttataaaaaaatttaactaatacttaattaatcatgctcaAATGTAATGAGTCGCTTTGTTTTACGTGCGGGAGATTAGCACCCAAACCCATCTAATTAACACAACCTAATAGTATCTTCCAAGCTCCTTGGTGCTGATTGAATATGGACTTTAGATTCACATATTTGAATTCATTCATCCTTTCCGCTGTAAATTTTGCTCAAATATCTATAGTCAGAACGGCTACattatctaaattttatatagtaaatATGGGTCATATGGATCTTgaattatgtatttaattatacaTAACACGACAAAATGCaaataaattgagaaaaatgCATGTAACTTGAGAGTCATGATCATTTAACCatctgattattattatttatatattatgtgTTACctaaaaaataggaaaaagttgGCTCACATACGGTGGGGAGAGTGCGATCCCCGAGGAGAGTTGGAGGATTGAGGGAGTAAGTAAGTACGTGTGTGCCCACATACGGTGGGGTCGAGGGtacctggtttttttttttttttgaaatctaATAGTTACAGTTAGTGGGTCCACCTATTTAAAGGAATATCgatggttagattttttttcttttttatcaaattttttaggttttttctaatttattagatcgTCACATGGTGTCTTAAGAACATTTGTAGAATGCCATGTGACGgtttgagagtgtttgtagggtgtatgtaaacttttagtttataatagatgtttaggtggtgtttggatccagggacttaactttagtctctgtatttagacactaatttagagtattaaatatagactacttacaaaactaattacagaaatgaaatttaattcgcgagacaaatgttttaagcctaactaatccataattagagaatgtttactgtagcatcacataggctaatcatggattaattaggctcaatagattcgtctcgcgaattagtccaagattatggatatgttttattaatagtctacatttaatataattagtatccaaacatccgatgtgatagggatttaaaagttttagtcccatctaaacagggtcttaatGGATTGCCAGTATATAATATAGATATATGTGTAAAGAATATAATACAGTAAACTTTCTTCAAACATTATAGATGTATACAATGATGTTGTCTATGTTTGCAAAGTTATAATTGTTTATTTCTAATAATCAATGTTATCTTAATCATCCTTAGAAATTATAAAAGGGAAAGGAGAGAAAAACGGACGTGATCGAGGTGAGCGGCTTCACACTTACATACATACTTCATATGTTCTGACTTATGGGAGAGGTGGGGCCAATGTATGTGGTAAGATTAATCTAATCCAAGAGTTTGTAATATCAAACCCActaatttatgtaaatattaaGGGTTAGATATTttgctttttaaaaattttctatagtttATTATAGCGTCACATggtggcttaggagcgtttgtaggggtGATTCGAGGATGTTAATCTCacacaaattaaaatttaaattagattTACTTTAAGAAACACAACTAAATTATGTTGTTTGCATTTTTGTTACATATGTAGATTCAAATTACCATTGTATATTTGTTGAGTAATATTTGATACCATAGAATATtatgatgtgatatttttgaaaaattgttatggaattaattaattcatgtAAATGTCATTTGTTCCTATGTATTTTATGCTAAAATATAGCCAACATAAGTCATCAATATaaaatcataacaaaataaatgataattacatttttaatttttagcaAACGTATACTCAAATGTCAATAACATAAAAAATAGTGCTACTAAATATATTATGGGAGTATTCtatgtaaaaataataaatagagATGAATAGTAAGGAAATAAAGAGATGGGGTATGTACGTACTACCTGTACGGTATACGTTCGTACTTGCGGGGAAGGAAACACAAATACGTATGCATGATAGGAGAGGGAGTGATTAACATATGTTgtcaatctaatctaatggtgtaaaataatagACCCACCACTTCAAATGAAAAAAGAGGGTTAGATGCTTCTAATCTATTAAAATGCCACGTGACGACTTagtagcgtttgtaggagtgccacgtggcgatatgagagcgtttgtagaatgtttaatggacttttagtatacaatagatagatatattttaCCAACTAATAAATATCATTGTAAATGAACCCTCAAATCATTTAATAAAGTACTGTTTAATTTATAAATACACCCTAATCATCTAATTACATTTTGGTTATTTGAAAAATGGTACAAATGAACATTCAAATAACATGCAGAAGCATTCAATATAGAGGGTGCTTAAAGTCGCGCTAACGAAAATCCTAGTGTGGAAAAGCCCGCGCGGCCGTTCGACGCACGAATCGATCCGAAAAAGGAAATACGACGACGTGTGCGCGAACCACTTTCGGACGGGGTTGCAGTCGAAAATGTTAATTTTAGTCTGTACTTGCTCCGTTCTGGGTATTAAGAAAGCCGttagaaataattaaatatagtTTATAATTAACTGAAAAGAGAATATATctgaaaaatattaaatagaGAATGGTTATAAATGATTGAGAGAAGAaggtaggtggagaaataattttattttgggttAAGGTAATGTgttggagtatatatatttaaaacaaGGATAGTAGCGATTAGCCGTGCTTGACGATCAGATATACATTCagaattttctatttttatgtaTGCATGTAAAGTTTATATAATATGATATTCACACTTTTTTTAGATTCCACAAATTTAGCTGATGAGATCTTAAATGTTGTTGCACTGAGTTTCACTATGTAAATAAAAAGCAAAATTTGCTTTGGATATTATGACTTTGTGGTTTTAGTTCCTGTACACTGCAAAAGTGGATCTTTGGGGGAACTTATAGCTAACGTGGACACTATAAACGTGGTGTCCTACAGAATTAGAAGCTCCTAAATAATCCAGATTTTCATCCAGATGTTGTAATTGTAGAATCTAGAATATAAATTAGAAGTCAGAAGCTAGGTAGATTCTCACAAGCTAGCTACTAATCGATTTCTTCTCAAAATCTTAAGCTCTCTCAAACATGCCTTTAAATgatcccacatgttagtgacgGAGGAAATTGCATCCTCCATAAggattaaaaattataaaaaaaaacctccaAATTAATTATACATTCAACCTAGGATGGAAACCGACTTCGATGAAATTGTTGAATGTCGTGTTGATTGTTGGCAATTTCAAAGCTAAAGTGATAATTTAGCTAGCTTGTTAATCGTGGTTGTAATTTGAAGTAAAGACCAGATAATCGTGTTGCTATTTTAACTATCTACATGCTGATGATTTTGGGGGTGGCCGGGTGGGCTGGGTCTGTTCTTGCTCGGCATGAGTCTAACCTGACCCATTGCCATCCAATAAACAGTACTGAATTCTACACTCCTGTAATGTCACCTCATCTGCTCTCATCATAAATTTTACACGTTACTCATTGAGCATCATGTTAAAAgacatcaaaatttaaatagatggtcacatataaaatcaaattaagcTGAATATTTTCTTATAACAAAAAGGTAAAACATCTCATAGAATacctatttttatttattttagcaAAAGGTAACACATAGACAAccttataaaaaataaaatagaatattATACTGCTTGTTAGTTTTTTCtccatatatataggagtaagTTTTACGTCCATTAGGGGCCTTTTagtttctaaaaatattttgcCCCTGCaaatcacatcggatatacggacacaaaATATtcaacgtagtctaataacaaaataaattatagattccgctaGGAGactgcaagacaaatttattaagcctaattaattcgttattagtaaatgtttactgtagcaccacattgtcaaatcatggcgtaattaggtttaaaagattcgtctcgcaatttacacacaatctgtgtaatttaatactttatttatgtgttaaacattcgatgtgacggcGTGAAAATTTCTATTTTGGGAATAAACCGGGCCTAAACAGTCCCTAACTTTGCTCTCAACGGGGGAACGAAAGTACATAACACGgagaccgacaggtggggctgTCAAATGAGCTTGGGACTCGGATCGAGCTGCAAACGAACCGAGCCCGACCATACGCATAGACTCGCGAGGTTCACCAAGCCGAGCTCGAATGTCACGACAAGCTCAGGCGTTCACTCCCCGTCAAAAAGTCGAACACTCTTTTTCTGTATTTGCTTTACATAGTACTGGCCCCAGGGCACGGCCACACACGATAGAAGTTTATACCCTCTAACATTTAAAATAAGTTGATTTTTAGAGCTTAAACTTTATCCTAAACAAATCAATTTCTACCCTTTTCTAATCTTATGTACCGGTACATAACTTAAGAAATTTTACTTTTAAATATCCATTTCCACCCACTCACCCATATTAATTTTCTATTAATAAGAGATAAATTACCCGTTTTCCCTCCCTGCTAAAGTTTTCTGGAATACGACAAATATACTTATTTGGGGCTCCTTAGAAATGTAGGATATGAAAAAGCAGAAACTAAGTGCCATGACTAGTCAATTCCTACGGAAATGAAAATGTAGGAATTTGCTAAAGATCACGTTTGATTAGTTCATATATAGGAAAACCTCACGAATTGTGAATGAAATACTTAAATGTATAAATAAAGGATAGATAAAGAGACATGCTGACTTCTAGTTGTTAAAATGAATATGAGTATAAACCATGAGCTTTGATAAAATGTTTGGAATCCTCCAAAAAGTGAAGGAAAGGAAGCAATCGCATAGGAATTTTGAAACCTACCGGCTACTCCTATAATCCAATGGACCTTATAATTTTCAATAGGATTTCAATCCTTAATAATTCTTTCAAAATTCTTTGATTCTGAAGGAGACCCTAAGGTGTTTTACAATTACATAGTAGAACCCATTGATATTTTCTACTAGTAATTTAATATAACATACCTATTTATACTTCCAGTAGTTAGCAGtagactaattttttttcctaagtaGTTCAAATTCCTTCAAGTAATACTAATATTAGTATAATAAAGTAAACATAGCACTGTGTTCTTAATTTTTCAACTTCACCTTACTTTTCTACGTGCACGCTACCCAGAATACTAcatgttgtgttttttttaaaaagatataaaaaattgctttaactttttaaaataatacttaattaatcgtgcatTAACCCGTTACTAGAAGTTTGACGAGGGTCTGAGCTCGAGCCTATACTGCTGCCAAGCCCGGTCGAGCTCGGCTCATTGAATTTGAAGTCCAGGTGGCCTCTGTGTGGGGGAGGGTGTATGTACTGTGCGGGGGCACGCGCTACGGCTGATTCGGCAGCGCGGCGCAAAATCCGCGAACACCATGGAGGGGATCCACCGTAGAGAGGCAGCGGAGGCGGAGCCCCGGCGCAAGCGCGCCCgcgtcgacgacgtcggcggcggcggcgcggtggccgccgcggaggaggggGACCGGCTCAGCGATCTACCGGACGACCTCCTGGAGGGCATCCTCGCGCTTCTCGGGTCGCGGCAGGCGGTGCAGACGAGCGTgctgtcgcggcggtggcgccacctCTGGCGCGGCGTGCGGAGCGTCGACATCGACCTGCGGGAGTTCCGCGCACGGGGAAGCGCGCGGTTCGACAGCGACGGCATGGAGGACTTCGCGGACGCCATCCTCTCGCCGGCTCTCCTGTGCTCCGGGCCGGAGCTGGACTCGTTCCGGCTCCACCtggacgaggacggcgtggCCACCAACTTCCAGTTCCAGAGGTGGATCCGGCGCGCCCTCCGTCGCTGCCCCGCGTCGGTCGACATCCACTATCGCGTCCGCACCTCCATCGATTGGCCGCCCGCCGTGACActgatccccgccgccgccaccagccacATCAAGACCCTGCGCCTCTTTGGCCTCCGCCCCACGGTCTTCCTCGGGCCCAACGAGTTCCCGGTCCTCGAGGACCTCCACATCGAGAGGTGTTTCTACGGGTTCAGCACCATCACCTCGTCCACGCTCAAGAACCTCGCCGTCATCTCACCCATCGACCGCGACTGCGTCCGGGAGCTTGTCCTCATCGCTCCCAGCCTCACCTCACTCCACCTCGACCACCCGTACGGCCGCGCGCATGGGCTTAGAGTGATATCTGCGCGGTCGCTCGCATCGGTCCTCGACGCGTCGATCAGCATGGTTGACACTGATCCAGCAAATGAGAGGAACCGGCCACCGAACCTGGCCAAGTTTGATTTCTTGGTTTCTGTGAGCGATCTGCTTGGCCGACTCACAGGCGTCAGAAATCTCGAACTGACCGGGCTTACTGCGACGGTACATTCTCTCTATGTTACCTTTCATCTGGCACTACTTCGAAAGGAAAACTAATTTTAAAGCTAAGTTACTGTTCGATTATCTGCTTAACCGAGTCTATTGATATGTTTTATGGCAAAAACTGTTGCGGACTGCTTCTTATTACTCTGAACTGCAGCTGTTCGTGGCTTAGTCTGTATGCTCTGACCATATAGCTGCAAGGATCTTATTGtcttatctatctattatatattaaaagtccattaaactccctacaaacgctctcaaaccgccACATGtcatcctacaaacgctcctaagtcgccacatggcattctaataaataatagaaattcctagaaaaaaaaaacaaaacatctgtccatccgttttcattaaaatcggtggacccattatttcaAGCCATAagatttatctaaaaaaaaaaatctttccacctccacctccttcctCCCACACTTAACATCACTTTCCCTTGTATATGTAGTCACGTATAAatatacaacaattgatttacaCATGTACAGGTGTAGAATAGATTAGATCAAATCATATTAAAGTAATTAATCCCTCTCTTCTAATCTCGTGTATTtgcgagagagaaaaataaatctatactATTCATCCggagaaaatatatgtatgtatatatgcatgtacatgagattattatttggaaaaaaaagaaaacatgcataTGTCCGTACATAAAAACACCATATCTTCCTAAAAATACTCCTAAACCACCACGTGTACTCCTAAAAACACTCCTAAACCGTCATGTGGCACTCTAATTAACcagtggacccactattttagATTTTTAGCTATTAGATTTATAATTATATAGTGGACCTAATATTATACGTCattagatcttttttttaaaaaaaagaaaatagcatTGATCCCCTCCCGTCCCGCTTAAGTACATTTCCATTTACGTGAACTCCATCTGTGTACGCCTTCCCCTCTGTTcattttctctcctattttcatGATTTTCATGCTATTTTAGTTAGATGGAAATCAcaatttataataatatttttttaaaaaaaataaaactaaatcacCGTCCTATAAAACTAAAGTCCTATAAAACTAAATCACCGTCCTATACACTTTTGTAGAAACGGACGTATGCCTCCTCCTTCGTGTTCCAAGGCCGGTGTCCACcctcctttttttatatattatttaaattcaaactagaccttattattatatcaaatatatttttaaacctTTTGATTAACAAAATGCACTAAAATTAGAATAATATAAGtagtttaattagaaaatacaacacccaaagtattttaaattagatctaatattaaatgtatttataaaaatagataactcTAAATTATAGTGCACATTCGATCTATTTTAAAAACACTAATCTCCTCCCATCATCCTGTCTTTCATAATGCCACTCTCCTCCCACTCTGCCTCTCGCATCCTCTCTTCTCCAATGCAATTATCGCCTCTTCTATATTTTTCTAActaacataatataaaaatagtcataactattattttatttataattaaacattCATTAGCCATATTTtgctatataaaagttaaaatatatcatttgaaGGTAGACCCTACCGTTTGCATGAACACTAAATAAACACGAAAATTAATTGAAAATATGTATCGTGTTATACTAAATCATTGTACACAATCAAAATCAATTAAATGCCCTCCGGAGTGTTCGTAAGTCACTAACTACAtaattaaaacaaccataaacTACATATATGGAATACTCCTATGCTTTTTAAATCCGTGAAACCATTATTtctaaccattagatctatcttatatataaaaaaaacaagtgtgtattcatggtacatcacattttaaaaatattattgcgTAATTATATTTCGTCGTTATCGTATTCATGTTAGATTGCGTGGAGCCTCTCACTCACTCTATATGAAATGAATGTTCAGATGGATCATCTCTCAAACTACATCAATCATtttaggctatataaacccatacatTTACTGGAGCTTCATGTCCCACCCAATTTATCCTTTAGTAAACTATGATAATATATACGcaactaaaaaaaagaaaaccaacttACTTTTActgacatgttttctaaagaaaataag is part of the Oryza glaberrima chromosome 4, OglaRS2, whole genome shotgun sequence genome and encodes:
- the LOC127770846 gene encoding MEIOTIC F-BOX protein MOF-like, translating into MEGIHRREAAEAEPRRKRARVDDVGGGGAVAAAEEGDRLSDLPDDLLEGILALLGSRQAVQTSVLSRRWRHLWRGVRSVDIDLREFRARGSARFDSDGMEDFADAILSPALLCSGPELDSFRLHLDEDGVATNFQFQRWIRRALRRCPASVDIHYRVRTSIDWPPAVTLIPAAATSHIKTLRLFGLRPTVFLGPNEFPVLEDLHIERCFYGFSTITSSTLKNLAVISPIDRDCVRELVLIAPSLTSLHLDHPYGRAHGLRVISARSLASVLDASISMVDTDPANERNRPPNLAKFDFLVSVSDLLGRLTGVRNLELTGLTATAMQVYNSEKFPVFPLLKALLLNDCAMGNKIILKQAPNLEQLRLHNMPQVLKKTWFG